The Athene noctua chromosome 23, bAthNoc1.hap1.1, whole genome shotgun sequence genome window below encodes:
- the LOC141969726 gene encoding glutamate-rich protein 3-like translates to MVLEGLAGERAKEEEANSEEVLSSEEEACSEEEEGVVISGGDQGGGGGGEQDQGHGEQGRDMAAGATSSSQAWPEPDPDPTGSSAELPLAVPGALALRPEPLATVISGSGRILPEKECQLNTIEEEHLRYTREGLAGTVFRKALGIETSRRPHAAPGDLQHSLHFPPLPICAAVGAVNTSTSKKKCLAPQLSLQPASREERSEVKGPNAVKYMTSLSPVVNTGLIPAPPPPQQKRGNTVRSEVTRGRKLCPVSVPTEAEHPPRKNSGVVSRSLVRSGARVTVALVGKNLCLPGKAAGDRQHCGGENLCMYKGRLLEGEYDDDIEAEERQIDDQMSGTSESPSGDEKPDLDTEKESETLSEKALEVSDSEKDEDDKYSDSDFWDDEQG, encoded by the exons atggtgctggaggggctggcaggggagagagcaaaggagGAGGAGGCGAATAGTGAGGAGGtgttgagtagcgaggaggaggcgtgtagtgaggaggaggagggtgtggtGATCAGTGGAGGcgatcagggaggaggaggcggcggcgagcAAGATCAAGGCCATGGCGAGCAGGGGCGGGACATGGCAGCCggtgccaccagcagctcccaggcgtGGCCGGAGCCAGACCCAGACCCAACAGGCTCCTCGGCAGAGCTGCCTCTCGCTGTGCCCGGAGCGCTGGCCCTTCGACCTGAGCCACTCGCCACCgtg ATCTCGGGGAGTGGAAGAATCCTACCTGAGAAGGAATGCCAGCTGAATACTATAGAGGAGGAACACCTGAGATACACACGGGAGGGCCTGGCTGGCACCGTGTTTCGTAAGGCCCTTGGCATAGAG ACTTCCAGGCGACCACATGCAGCTCCAGGGGATCTGCAGCACTCACTCCATTTCCCACCACTTCCCATCTGTGCTGCAGTGGGGGCTGTAAATACTTCAACATCTAAAAAGAAGTGCCTGGCACCTCAACTCAGTCTACAGCCTGCCAGCAGG GAGGAAAGGAGCGAAGTAAAAGGTCCAAATGCGGTAAAATACATGACCAGTTTATCTCCCGTCGTTAACACCGGCCTGATACCggcaccacctccaccccagcaaaaaCGTGGAAACACAGTGAGAAGTGAGGTAACCAGAGGGAGAAAATTGTGTCCCGTCAGTGTGCCCACTGAGGCAGAGCACCCTCCGAGGAAG AATTCTGGCGTCGTCTCCAGGTCCCTGGTACGCAGCGGCGCGCGTGTCACCGTGGCCTTGGTGGGGAAAAATCTCTGTTTACCTGGcaaggctgctggggacaggcagcactgtggagggGAGAACCTGTGTATGTACAAAGGCAGACTACTGGAAGGAG agtaCGATGATgatattgaagcagaagagagacagattgacGATCAAATGAGTGGAACATCAGAGTCACCCTCAGGTGATGAAAAACCTGACTTGGACActgaaaaggagagtgaaaccttatcagagaaggcattggaggtctctgacagtgagaaggatgaagatgatAAATACTCTGACAGTGACTTCTGGGACGATGAACAAGGTTAG